The Streptomyces lienomycini sequence GGAGGACTCCGCGCTGATGTGCCCCCTGCGGGGCGCCGACGAGGATCTGGTGTCACTGGCCTACGCGACGCTGGAGCAGGTGCGCGGCGGCACGTACCGGTACACGGCGGCCGGACCGTTCGGGGAGGCGGTCGAACAGGCACGGGAGTTGGCGCGGCGGGGAGAGACGGACCGGGCATGGCGGACCCTGATGGACGCGGTGCCCCTGTGGGAGCCGCTGGGGCCGGACCACCTGGCGCCACTGGGGTGGGTGGCCGACCCCGTACTCGGACCTCTGCTGACCCCGGAGCGGGGCCGCGAGTTGCTGTCGACTCCACGGGGCGGGCAGACCGGTGCGGCACCGCGGCCGCCGGCCGGACTCGACCCGGGTGGCGCGGACGGCGCGGGCGGCCCGGAGTGACGCGCGGAGCCCGACCACGGCGGCAACCGCGCGTTCTGCCGGTTCGTCCTGGTGGAGGGGGTCGAGCCGGAGGACCTGCCCGCGCGTCCGACGCGGACGGGGACGGCGGCACCCCCTCCAGAAACCAACGGCGGCAGCACCGGCCAGGGAGCCTGAAGCAGGCGGCGTGGTCAGGCGTCCTCGCGACGCCAGACCATGCTCCGCCCAGCCTCCGCCGCGGTCTGCGGCTCGTCGGGTTCGACGCGCAGCAACCGGTACCCGATCCGGGGCGGGATCGCGGCACTGCGGACGTTGGCCTCGTCGCAGTGGATCTCCATCGCCTCGACGCCGAAAAGCCCGAGGCCCTCCTCCGTCAGGGCGGCCGCGGCCCCGGTGGCGAGTCCGCGGCCGGTGGCCGGCGAACAGACCCAGTAGCCGATCTCCAGGACACCGGCCTCTCCGTTCGGGAACATCGCGCCCCCGCCGAGCACCTTGTCGAAACGGTCCGGCGGAGTCAGCACGTAGACGAACGACCGGCCGGCGTCCCAGTCCGCGTCCTGTTCGACGCGGAAGCCCTCGGTCTCCTCCCGGGTGGGCGGACGCCGGGCCCAGCGAAGCCACTCCCCCAGATGCCCGACGTCGGCGGCGACGGCGGCGATGAACGCGTCGTCCGGGACAAGTGAACGCCGGCGCAGTACGGAACCGTCCGGCAGTTCGATGTTCTCTCGCGGAAGCCTGGAAGGAGATCCCTCTGTCATGCCCGCATCCTGGCCCACCCGGCCGGCCACTTGAAGAGGACCGGCACCGGCCCTGGCGAATACGACGACTGTCCGGGGCGCTCAGGTGCGGAGGTGGCTCCGTTCGCCGTTGTGGTCGAGGATGACCAGGATCTCGGCGGGGCCGCGGTCCCCGCGGACGGCGTGCGGGGTCATGGTGGAGAACGAGGCCGCCTGACCGGCCTCGACACGGATGACGCGCTCGCCCAGGTAGAGGACGACGGTCCCGGACAGCACGGTGAACCAGTCCCGGCCCGGGTGGACACCCAGGTCGTCGGGGGTGACGCCGCCCGCCTGGGGCTTCCCCCTGTTCCTGCCCGAGGACACCGGTGTCGGCCGGCCCGGCCTCGAGGCCCTCCTGCACGCCGCCACGAACACCCGGCCGCCCCACGAGTGGACCGACCACCTGCGGGGCGCGGGGTTCGTCCTCGAGGAGCGGCGGCCCTTCGAGATCCGCCTCGACCGCACCGAGGCAGGACCGCCGCCGGTACTTCCGGCGGCGGCCTCTCGCTCGCGCACTTCGAGCCCTGGCTAGTGCTCAGAGCCCCTCTCGGGCATCGCCGCGTACATCGCGTAGTACTTCGCATACATGTGGGCCAACTTCGGCCCATGCCCATCGTCCCGCATGGCCAGGAACTCAAGCAGGAGGGACAACAGCAGGTCAACAGCCTCCTGCTGTTGCTCCGGCGTCAGCTGACCCAGTTTGTTCCAGCCCATGGGCTGGAGGTCGGGGAACGCCTCGTCAAGGACGAGCGCTTGCCATCCGAAGCTGGTGCATTCTCCCCTGCGCACGACCATCCACTCGGTGAATCCCCGCATGAGCCCGCCCGAGCGGGCCACGTCGAATCCGACGAGAAACATGTGCACGTTTTCGTACGATCCGTCGAGACCGTAGAGCCCCGGTCTGGATCGGACCTGCTCGATGGCTTCCCTGTCGTTCATGGATGTCCTTAGAACCCGAAATCGATGATGTCGCCGTAGTCCCACTTGGCCTTGTACTCCGCGATTGACTCCCCGCCCTTCGGAGTGAACGCGTCGTATACCCGGCCATTGAGTACTACTACGGCTTGGTAAGACGCACTTCAGGGCGGCCTGTTCCGTGGGGAAGTGTCCGCGAGCACGGACGGCCTTGCGGATTCGGGCGTTCACGGACTCGATCGCGTTGGTCGTGCACACGATCCGGCGGATCTCGACGTCGAACTGAAGGAAGGGCACGAACTCCGCCCAGGCCCGCTCCCACAGCCGGACGATGGCCGGGTACTTCGCACCCCATTCCTCCGAGAACTCCAGGAACCTTTCCGTGGCGGCATCCTCCGTGGGCGCGGTGTAGACCGGCCGGAGAGCCTTAGCGATCTTCTCCCAGTCCTGCCGGCCCGCGTATTTGAAGCTGTTACGAAGCAGGTGAACCACGCAGGTCTGCACGATCGTCGCAGGCCAGACGGTGTTCACCGCGTCGGGGAGTCCGGTCAGCCCATCGCAGACAAGCATCAGGACGTCGCGCACGCCCCGGTTCTTGATCTCGGTGAGGACCTGGAGCCAGTATTTGGCTCCCTCGCCGCCATCGCCAACCCATAGCCCCAGGATGTCCCGGGTCCCCTCGGCGGTCACGGCCAATGCCATGTAGACCGGGCGATTGGCAACCTGCCCATCCCTGACCTTGACGTGCACACAGTCGATGAAGACGACCGGATACACCGCGTCCAGCGGCCGGTTCTGCCATTCCACCATGCCCGCGACCACACTGTCGGTGATCGTGGAGATGGTCGACTTCGACACCTCGGTCCCGTACACCTGGGCCAGGTGCGCGGAGATCTCACCGTGCGTGAGACCCTTTGCCGACAGTGACAGCACCATCTCGTCGATCCCACCCAGACGCCGCTGTCGCTTCTTGACCAGCATCGGCTCGAAGGACCCCGCCCGGTCCCGCGGGACGGAGATCCCGACCGGGCCGACCTCGGTGGCCACAGTCTTGGACCGGTGGCCGTTGCGGTAGTTCTCCCGCCCGCCCTCGGCCCGCTCACCGTGCTCATGACCCAGGTGATCAGTCAGCTCACCTTCCAGCGCCGACTCCAGCACCCGCTTGGTCAGCTGCTGCAGCAGGCCGCCCTCACCGGTCAGC is a genomic window containing:
- a CDS encoding GNAT family N-acetyltransferase, with translation MTEGSPSRLPRENIELPDGSVLRRRSLVPDDAFIAAVAADVGHLGEWLRWARRPPTREETEGFRVEQDADWDAGRSFVYVLTPPDRFDKVLGGGAMFPNGEAGVLEIGYWVCSPATGRGLATGAAAALTEEGLGLFGVEAMEIHCDEANVRSAAIPPRIGYRLLRVEPDEPQTAAEAGRSMVWRREDA
- a CDS encoding cupin domain-containing protein; translated protein: MFVAACRRASRPGRPTPVSSGRNRGKPQAGGVTPDDLGVHPGRDWFTVLSGTVVLYLGERVIRVEAGQAASFSTMTPHAVRGDRGPAEILVILDHNGERSHLRT